One window of Acidobacteriota bacterium genomic DNA carries:
- a CDS encoding PIG-L family deacetylase: protein MRPARAAALVLLLLLPSVLLAAQIPEPVRPMSGAELDTAIRKLPVLRSALYIAAHPDDENTAMITWLGNEKLARAGYLAMTRGDGGQNLIGGDIGPKLGVIRTWELLRAREIDGGHQFFTRAIDFGYSKSSEETLAIWGHREILRDVVRIIRDFRPDVLITRFPVEADTHGHHTASAILANEAFRLAGDPAAFPDLGLPPWQPKRIFWNTWQPDSAEPGTVLEIDLGGYDPLRGESWPEVAARSRTMHKSQGFGAGGTRGPLTNHLVLTGGEPVQTGIFDGVGSGWERVEGSERVSAIFDRIVSELDVTRPARSIPALIEARRELRKLPDSHWVLIKSEDLDRIILSAAGVWIEALADRTSVVPGQSIDVAVTAVARTAPASFSVAAGGDPNLMGREAINERFAASVPLTVPPDAEPSQPVWLREPPLAGRHQIADPSLVGAPVGPAPLSVPVTVGIAGETIEIEVPVLRREVDRVRGEIWDPVLIVPHVTVGVEPAPLLIPGEGARKTTARITLTNNGATVSGRLRLSLPEGWRVADEAIPLTIDAGETLTRELEIAAPDRQSTGTLRAAFELDEGTFDRSMSILEYDHIPRTAVFEPAETKLVRIPLEVTGDRVGYIPGSGDAIPAALEAVGLEVVTLSPSFSLSDLEALDALVLGIRALNVHDDLGSRLNQISDWVSEGGRVIVQYNTAGRSGSTISFPDPLAIGRDRVTVEEAPVRLLRENHPLLVHPNRITPADFEGWVQERGLYFAESWSDRWQPILGMTEPGESEVLGSLLVLPHGEGAYIYTGISFFRQLPAGVPGAWRLFANLVSGESDD, encoded by the coding sequence ATGAGACCCGCCCGCGCGGCCGCGCTCGTTCTCCTTCTTCTCCTCCCTTCGGTTCTCCTCGCTGCGCAGATCCCCGAGCCGGTCCGGCCGATGTCGGGTGCCGAGCTCGACACCGCGATCAGGAAACTCCCCGTCCTCCGCAGCGCCCTCTACATCGCCGCCCATCCGGACGACGAGAACACCGCGATGATCACCTGGCTCGGCAACGAGAAGCTCGCCCGCGCCGGCTACCTCGCGATGACACGAGGGGACGGCGGGCAGAATCTCATCGGGGGCGACATCGGGCCGAAGCTCGGGGTGATCCGCACCTGGGAGCTGTTGAGAGCCCGGGAGATCGACGGAGGGCATCAGTTCTTCACGCGCGCCATCGACTTCGGTTACTCCAAAAGCTCCGAGGAGACGCTCGCGATCTGGGGCCACCGGGAGATCCTTCGCGACGTCGTCCGGATCATTCGCGACTTTCGCCCGGACGTGCTGATCACGCGATTTCCGGTCGAGGCGGACACGCACGGGCACCACACCGCCTCCGCCATCCTCGCGAACGAAGCCTTCCGGCTCGCCGGTGATCCGGCGGCCTTTCCCGACCTCGGATTGCCGCCGTGGCAGCCGAAGAGAATCTTCTGGAACACCTGGCAGCCCGACAGCGCGGAGCCCGGAACCGTGCTCGAAATCGACCTCGGTGGCTACGACCCCCTGCGAGGCGAGTCGTGGCCGGAGGTCGCGGCGAGAAGCCGCACGATGCACAAGAGCCAGGGATTCGGCGCGGGCGGAACGCGTGGCCCCCTGACCAACCACCTGGTTCTGACCGGCGGCGAACCGGTTCAGACGGGCATATTCGACGGGGTCGGGTCTGGCTGGGAGCGGGTCGAAGGATCGGAGCGCGTCTCGGCGATCTTCGACCGGATCGTCAGCGAGCTCGACGTCACCCGCCCGGCCAGGAGCATTCCCGCGCTGATCGAGGCGAGGCGTGAACTGCGGAAACTTCCGGATTCCCACTGGGTGCTCATCAAGAGCGAAGACCTCGACCGGATCATCCTGAGCGCCGCGGGAGTCTGGATCGAAGCGCTCGCCGACCGAACCAGCGTCGTTCCGGGGCAGTCGATCGACGTCGCGGTCACGGCCGTCGCCAGAACTGCTCCCGCGAGCTTTTCGGTCGCGGCCGGCGGTGACCCCAACCTAATGGGGCGCGAAGCGATCAACGAGCGCTTCGCTGCCTCGGTGCCGCTCACCGTACCTCCGGACGCGGAACCGAGCCAGCCCGTGTGGCTTCGCGAGCCGCCGCTGGCGGGGCGCCATCAGATCGCCGATCCCTCACTCGTCGGAGCGCCGGTCGGCCCGGCGCCGCTGAGCGTCCCGGTCACCGTAGGGATCGCGGGCGAGACGATCGAGATCGAAGTCCCGGTCCTCCGTCGCGAAGTCGATCGCGTCCGCGGCGAGATCTGGGATCCCGTTCTGATCGTCCCTCACGTCACCGTCGGTGTGGAGCCGGCCCCGCTGCTCATACCGGGAGAAGGGGCGCGAAAAACGACCGCCCGGATCACCCTCACCAACAACGGCGCGACCGTCTCCGGCCGTTTGCGCCTCTCGCTTCCCGAGGGGTGGCGGGTCGCTGACGAGGCGATTCCCCTCACCATCGATGCGGGCGAGACGCTCACGCGCGAGCTCGAGATCGCCGCTCCAGACCGCCAGTCGACCGGTACGCTGCGAGCCGCGTTCGAGTTGGACGAGGGCACCTTCGATCGGAGCATGTCGATCCTCGAGTACGACCACATCCCTCGAACCGCCGTGTTCGAGCCGGCCGAAACGAAGCTCGTCCGGATACCGCTCGAGGTCACGGGTGACCGGGTGGGATACATCCCCGGTTCAGGAGACGCCATTCCAGCGGCACTGGAAGCTGTCGGGCTCGAAGTCGTCACGCTGAGCCCGTCGTTTTCCCTCTCCGATCTCGAGGCTCTCGATGCGCTCGTTCTCGGGATCCGAGCGCTCAATGTTCACGATGATCTCGGGAGCCGTCTGAACCAGATCTCCGACTGGGTCTCCGAGGGAGGCCGGGTGATCGTGCAGTACAACACCGCGGGACGATCCGGCTCGACGATCTCATTTCCCGATCCGCTCGCAATCGGGCGGGATCGCGTCACCGTCGAGGAGGCCCCTGTCCGCCTTCTCCGCGAGAATCATCCACTCCTGGTCCATCCCAATCGAATCACGCCCGCCGATTTCGAGGGCTGGGTGCAGGAGCGGGGACTCTACTTCGCGGAGAGCTGGAGCGACCGCTGGCAGCCGATTCTCGGAATGACCGAGCCGGGCGAGAGCGAGGTCCTCGGTTCGCTCCTCGTCCTGCCACACGGCGAGGGAGCTTACATCTACACCGGGATCTCCTTTTTCAGACAGCTGCCCGCGGGAGTTCCCGGGGCGTGGCGGCTCTTCGCCAACCTGGTGTCCGGAGAAAGCGATGACTGA
- a CDS encoding sodium:solute symporter — translation MTGLDWLVLVASLVFIVAYGLWKGRGNRDLDGYILADRSLPWWTIALSVMATQASAITFISTPGQAYADGMRFVQFYFGLPIGMVILSITVIPIYHRLRVYTAYEYLEGRFDLKTRVLAAGLFLIQRGLAAGLTIFAPALILSLILGWNLQLTTVIIGVLVVIYTALGGTKAVNYTNFHQLLIAMSGVIAAFLFAIWKLPSGVGFTDAVHVAGELGRLNAIDFSFDWQNRYTFWSGVIGGMFLQLSYFGTDQSQVQRYLTGSSITQSRIALLFNGMVKVPMQFFILFVGAMVFAFYTFTTPPVFFNPTETAKVEASALAPEWSAAEEEYLAAGAERERAAMEYVRARNTGAEDRAAADLDAANRDLIAARAGAISVMKASDEGADDNDTNFIFLTFVLQYLPAGLVGLVIAAVFAASMSSTASELNALASTTVVDFYRRMFRKETSDRHDVLVSKIATVFWGFLAILFAMYANRLGTLVEAVNEIGSLFYGTILGIFLVAFYLKRVGATATFAAALIAEGIVIWCRLATPVAWLWFNAIGCIAVIVLALLLQPLIGRGAPGSERRI, via the coding sequence ATGACCGGACTCGACTGGCTCGTTCTCGTCGCATCGCTCGTTTTCATCGTCGCGTACGGTCTGTGGAAGGGGAGAGGGAACCGCGATCTCGACGGCTACATCCTCGCCGATCGCAGCCTTCCCTGGTGGACAATCGCGCTGTCGGTCATGGCGACGCAGGCGAGCGCGATCACCTTCATCTCGACGCCGGGGCAGGCGTACGCCGACGGGATGCGGTTCGTCCAGTTCTACTTCGGCCTTCCGATCGGGATGGTCATTCTCTCGATCACCGTCATCCCGATCTACCACCGCCTCAGGGTCTACACGGCGTACGAGTACCTCGAGGGGCGATTCGATCTGAAGACGCGCGTTCTCGCCGCGGGGCTGTTCCTGATTCAGCGGGGGCTCGCGGCCGGTCTCACGATCTTCGCGCCGGCATTGATCCTCTCGCTGATTCTCGGATGGAACCTTCAGCTGACGACCGTCATCATCGGCGTGCTCGTGGTGATCTACACCGCTCTCGGGGGAACGAAGGCGGTGAACTACACGAACTTCCACCAGCTTCTGATCGCGATGTCGGGCGTGATCGCCGCGTTTCTCTTCGCGATCTGGAAATTGCCCTCGGGGGTCGGATTCACCGACGCGGTCCACGTCGCAGGAGAGCTCGGCAGGCTGAACGCGATCGACTTCTCCTTCGACTGGCAGAATCGCTATACCTTCTGGTCGGGGGTGATCGGCGGGATGTTTCTGCAGCTTTCCTACTTCGGCACCGACCAGAGTCAGGTGCAGCGTTATCTCACGGGTAGCTCGATCACGCAGAGCCGCATCGCGCTTCTCTTCAACGGCATGGTGAAGGTGCCGATGCAGTTCTTCATCCTTTTCGTCGGAGCGATGGTCTTCGCGTTCTACACCTTCACCACGCCGCCCGTATTCTTCAACCCGACCGAGACGGCAAAGGTCGAAGCGAGCGCGCTCGCGCCGGAGTGGAGTGCAGCCGAGGAGGAGTACCTCGCTGCCGGCGCGGAGAGGGAACGGGCAGCGATGGAGTATGTCCGTGCGAGAAACACCGGCGCCGAGGATCGCGCCGCGGCGGATCTCGACGCGGCAAACCGCGATCTGATCGCCGCCCGCGCGGGAGCGATCTCGGTGATGAAAGCGAGCGACGAAGGCGCCGACGACAACGACACCAACTTCATCTTCCTCACCTTCGTGCTGCAGTACCTTCCCGCGGGGCTCGTGGGACTCGTCATCGCGGCCGTGTTTGCCGCCTCGATGTCGTCGACCGCCTCGGAGCTCAATGCGCTCGCTTCGACGACGGTGGTCGACTTTTACAGGAGGATGTTCCGGAAGGAGACCTCCGACAGGCACGACGTTCTCGTCTCGAAGATCGCAACAGTCTTCTGGGGTTTTCTCGCGATTCTGTTCGCGATGTACGCGAACCGGCTCGGTACGCTGGTCGAGGCGGTGAACGAGATCGGATCGCTTTTTTATGGAACGATTCTCGGAATCTTCCTCGTCGCGTTCTATCTGAAGCGGGTGGGGGCGACCGCGACCTTCGCGGCAGCGCTCATTGCCGAGGGGATCGTGATCTGGTGCAGGTTGGCGACGCCGGTGGCGTGGCTGTGGTTCAACGCGATCGGGTGCATTGCCGTGATCGTGCTCGCGCTGCTGCTCCAGCCTCTGATCGGCAGGGGCGCGCCTGGCAGCGAGCGGCGAATTTGA
- a CDS encoding STAS domain-containing protein translates to MNIVKNRHNDVTVLDIQGVIKLGESAREFSGFLEKVLNEESGPVLINFEGINYMDSTGLGELIGYLQKFEGRERKMALLNPSNRILALLRITKLDTVFKIFESRDEAFAYLEGARAS, encoded by the coding sequence GTGAACATCGTCAAAAACCGGCACAACGACGTGACCGTGCTCGACATCCAGGGCGTCATCAAACTGGGAGAGAGCGCGAGGGAGTTCTCGGGATTCCTCGAGAAGGTTCTCAACGAGGAGTCGGGCCCGGTCCTGATCAACTTCGAAGGGATCAACTACATGGACTCGACGGGTCTGGGCGAGCTGATCGGCTATCTTCAGAAGTTCGAGGGGCGTGAGCGAAAGATGGCTCTTCTCAATCCGTCCAACAGAATCCTGGCGCTGCTCCGGATCACGAAGCTCGACACGGTGTTCAAGATCTTCGAGTCCCGCGACGAGGCGTTCGCGTACCTCGAAGGGGCGCGAGCCAGCTGA